The following coding sequences are from one Armatimonadota bacterium window:
- a CDS encoding PD40 domain-containing protein, with protein MKKPCALLLTAFAALPLVSVLSCRGDASANGDSSGIPNAAMEPTESDMPTGAVEFDASKVIIAFMSDRDGNWEIYTMNADGSGQTRLTDNAASDYLPAFSPDGSKIAFTSDRDGNADIYIMNTDGSGQTNLTRHEAYDRGPAFSPDGSKIAFQSGRDGNTDIFVMNVDGSGVTNLTNHPHRDGDPVYSPDGSKIAFESLRDGNVELYVMNADGTGVTRLTTNGPVVDYRPAFSPDGSKIAFDSDRDDLAGHIYIMNANGTEVTRLTHDSDGNYDPAFSPDGSKIAFSSWRQDDNSEIYTMNADGTGVTRLTNNAAGDFEPSFPLLPKKN; from the coding sequence ATGAAGAAGCCGTGCGCTTTGCTCTTGACCGCATTCGCGGCCCTGCCGCTCGTGTCCGTACTCTCTTGTCGTGGTGACGCCTCAGCCAACGGCGACTCGTCTGGCATACCAAATGCCGCCATGGAACCGACCGAAAGCGATATGCCCACAGGCGCCGTAGAATTCGATGCCAGCAAAGTAATAATCGCATTCATGTCCGACCGTGATGGCAACTGGGAAATCTACACGATGAACGCGGATGGCTCCGGGCAGACGCGGCTGACAGATAACGCCGCCTCCGATTATCTCCCTGCGTTCAGCCCTGACGGGTCCAAGATCGCTTTCACGTCCGACCGCGACGGCAACGCTGATATCTACATCATGAACACAGACGGCTCTGGGCAGACAAACCTCACGCGCCACGAGGCCTACGATCGTGGACCGGCGTTCAGCCCCGACGGATCGAAGATCGCCTTCCAATCCGGACGGGACGGTAACACAGATATCTTCGTAATGAACGTGGACGGATCAGGCGTGACTAACCTGACGAATCACCCACATCGAGATGGCGACCCTGTTTACAGCCCCGACGGGTCGAAGATAGCATTTGAGTCCCTGCGAGACGGCAACGTGGAGCTCTACGTCATGAACGCGGACGGCACAGGAGTGACGCGGCTCACGACCAACGGCCCGGTCGTCGACTACCGTCCAGCTTTCAGTCCCGACGGGTCCAAGATTGCGTTCGATTCAGATCGCGACGACCTCGCCGGACACATCTATATCATGAATGCGAACGGCACGGAAGTGACGAGGCTTACGCATGATTCTGACGGAAACTATGATCCTGCGTTCAGCCCCGACGGATCGAAGATTGCGTTTTCTAGCTGGCGGCAAGACGATAACAGTGAGATATACACCATGAATGCAGACGGCACAGGTGTGACGCGTTTGACGAATAACGCGGCAGGCGACTTCGAACCCTCCTTCCCGCTCCTGCCGAAGAAGAACTGA
- a CDS encoding PD40 domain-containing protein has product MKMLYGLVLIALAVPLLHGSASQDADAKKEGELKIAFASWRDGNSQIYVMNSDGSGQTNLTNHADGNDPSFSPDGTKIVFVSGRDGNPEIYVMNADGTGVTRLTNNSTIEDEPSFSPDGSKIVFESERDENYNIYVMNADGTGVTMLTTDVDQDFATTFGPQPVFSPDGSKIAFVSEIRRRGWDIYIMNADGTGQTRLTKRAVWDNGPAFSPDGSKIAFTSGRDGPYGIYVMNVDGTGVTRLTTNKANDWQPAFSPDGSKIAFASDRDGNFEIYIMNADGSGQTRLTNSAARDASPSFPLLPKKN; this is encoded by the coding sequence GTGAAGATGCTGTATGGTCTGGTTTTGATTGCACTAGCGGTCCCGTTGCTACATGGTAGCGCGAGTCAGGATGCTGACGCTAAGAAAGAAGGGGAACTCAAGATCGCGTTTGCATCATGGCGCGACGGCAACTCACAGATCTACGTGATGAACTCAGATGGCTCTGGACAGACGAACCTGACGAATCACGCGGATGGCAACGATCCGTCTTTCAGCCCTGACGGGACGAAGATCGTGTTTGTGTCCGGCCGCGACGGCAACCCCGAGATCTACGTCATGAACGCGGACGGCACGGGAGTGACGCGGCTGACGAACAACTCGACTATCGAGGACGAGCCTTCGTTCAGCCCTGACGGGTCGAAGATCGTGTTTGAGTCTGAGCGCGACGAGAACTATAACATCTACGTCATGAACGCGGACGGCACGGGAGTGACGATGCTGACGACTGATGTGGACCAAGATTTTGCGACAACTTTCGGCCCTCAGCCCGTGTTCAGCCCTGACGGTTCGAAGATCGCGTTTGTTTCCGAGATCCGCCGCAGAGGCTGGGACATCTACATCATGAACGCGGACGGGACAGGACAGACGCGTCTAACGAAACGCGCTGTTTGGGATAACGGGCCTGCGTTCAGCCCTGACGGGTCGAAGATCGCGTTTACGTCCGGCCGCGACGGCCCCTATGGTATCTATGTCATGAACGTGGACGGCACAGGGGTAACGCGGCTGACGACCAACAAGGCTAACGATTGGCAGCCTGCGTTCAGCCCTGACGGGTCGAAGATCGCGTTTGCGTCTGACCGCGACGGCAACTTTGAGATCTACATCATGAACGCGGACGGCTCTGGACAGACGCGGCTGACTAACAGCGCGGCCCGCGATGCCAGTCCTTCCTTCCCGCTCCTTCCGAAGAAGAACTGA
- a CDS encoding PD40 domain-containing protein: protein MKKLYGLVLIALAVTPLQSGAQQDADAGKEGELKIAFTSDHDGNWDIYVMNADGSAITRLTHNEAVDWRPAFSLDGSKIAFASNRDGNREIYVMNADGTDERRVTNNFQQDNNPAFSPDGSRIVYESYAADTPDVFVMNADGSGQKRLTTSGGRDPAFSPDGLKIVYHAYGVDTSDILAMNTSDIFVMNADGTGKIQLTSNEIPVSGDAPTFSPDGAKIAFGGIYIMNADGTAVTRLTRNESADSDPAFSPDGSKIVFMSHRNEVLGIFIMNVDGTGVIRLTKSDRIGMDPSVALVKTN, encoded by the coding sequence ATGAAGAAGCTGTACGGATTGGTTCTAATCGCACTCGCGGTCACGCCGCTACAAAGCGGCGCGCAACAGGATGCCGACGCTGGCAAGGAAGGTGAACTCAAGATCGCATTCACTTCCGATCATGACGGCAACTGGGACATCTACGTCATGAATGCGGACGGCTCAGCAATAACGCGATTGACACACAACGAGGCTGTAGATTGGCGGCCCGCATTTAGCCTTGATGGTTCGAAGATCGCATTTGCGTCCAACCGTGACGGCAACCGCGAAATCTACGTCATGAACGCAGACGGCACCGACGAAAGACGAGTGACGAATAACTTTCAGCAAGATAACAACCCCGCGTTCAGCCCAGACGGTTCGCGGATCGTATATGAGTCGTACGCTGCCGATACCCCCGATGTTTTCGTCATGAATGCGGACGGCTCCGGGCAGAAGAGGCTAACGACATCTGGCGGGCGGGATCCTGCCTTCAGCCCAGACGGTTTGAAAATCGTGTATCACGCATACGGCGTGGACACCTCCGATATTCTGGCCATGAACACCTCCGACATCTTCGTGATGAACGCAGACGGCACAGGAAAGATACAGTTAACAAGTAACGAAATTCCGGTTAGCGGCGACGCTCCAACGTTTAGCCCTGACGGAGCGAAAATAGCGTTTGGGGGCATTTACATCATGAATGCGGACGGCACAGCGGTAACGCGGTTGACGAGAAACGAGTCGGCGGATTCCGACCCTGCGTTCAGCCCAGACGGTTCAAAGATCGTGTTCATGTCCCATCGGAACGAGGTTTTGGGAATATTCATCATGAACGTGGACGGCACAGGCGTGATTCGGCTGACGAAATCCGACCGTATCGGTATGGATCCGTCCGTTGCGCTTGTCAAGACGAACTGA